GATTTTGGATTTGTTTTGCCTACAAAAAcacaaatgtttttttttaattttatgtttttcacaAAGTTCAACTGTCGTAGGCTTCACATGATAGCATTACAAAGCAAATACGGGAGGGAATGTCACAAGTAAGCTCAAGCAGAGGAACTACTGCATCATTTGGTTTGATCATTGATGGCAAATCATTGTCATTTGCGCTTGAcaaaaaactagaaaaatcGTTCTTGGAGCTTGCAATAAATTGTGCATCTGTTATTTGCTGCCGCTCCACTCCTAAACAAAAAGCTCTTGTGGGTGCTATCCCTTACAGTTTTGTATTTAGAGAAATTTTTTCATGAGCTGTGTACAAAGTTTGTTCAATATTTCGTTTTGTTGGCCATTTGAATAATCTGACagaaatatttgaagatatGCAGGTTACCAGACTGGTGAAAGTTGAAACACACCGAACTACATTAGCAATTGGGGATGGGGCAAATGATGTAAGCATGCTACAAGAGGCTGATGTTGGGGTTGGCATCAGTGGCGTTGAAGGAATGCAGGTTAAATATCTTTGTCTAGTTCTTCCTCTTTTGTATTATCCTTTTTCCTTCCTCCATTTCTCAGCATTTGGACCCTTCCCTTCCCTTTTCTTCGTTGTCCCACTTCACTTTACCTTTTCCTCGTTAGTGGTGGATATCTTTCCTCAAGTGGGGCTTTGGGTGAGGGATTAGGTAGTAGCTTTGGCTGTCCTGTTTTTTCTGTACATATTACCGTATCTATTCTCCCTCGATTGCGAGCACGTGTAATTTTGATATCTTTTATAAGGTCAGTTGGAGGCCTAAAAAGCTACTGAAAATGAGGATATAAGTACATCATGCAACTGTAATATATTTTTCAGGGAAAAAACATGCAGTGTAAGACCCACCGGCACATGACTGTTTGATTATATAATGTACTTTTTTGCGGCACTCTACTCTttctattgtattattttttctgCATGAATTAACTTTCTGAGCAGAAACAAACTCTCTGTCTAATGAACTTGATGATAATTGTGTCTTCTACTTGGTGTGTTGCATGTCCACAAATTTCAAGTTCTTAATGTAAGAATTCTGCTAGCCCAGTAGCTGCTTATGATTGGTCTGCATTATGGATAGTCCGACTTTACAAATTGTAGCAAGCTTGAATTTAGTACGTTTTTATTCATCATTAATCATTGTTCTGGAGGATTAGAAATTGATAATCAAGGAGTCGAGACTTGATGAAGAACAGAAGTAACGTTCAGTACTTTAGTATATATTAGCTCTTTTGTGTGAGACACTTTTCCTTTTGCTGATTACTGTTCCTCTGGAGCGCCTTATAACTGTTTCGTGTTCAGATTTGATGAATGGTTTCTCAGTAAActtctctatatttttagaTTAACATATTGTTTTCTAACTTCCCATGTAAAACTTTTTATGCTTCTACATAGATGTGAATTGCATTAGCATGACAAACTGTCATTGCCCAAAGATGTATTGGCGTTGTTTCTCATTTCAACATTCTGCCATTGATATGGATTTTTGATTTAGCAGGAGCTGTAACACTGTTTTCCTCTTTCATTTGCTGCTGTTTTTTTGGGCATAAATATTATCTACGAAGTCGGTCAATGCTTAGAGTCATAAGCTTTTTCCAGAAGACATTCTGTTTTCTTGTCTCTCTTGATAGACTGTGATTTCTAATTGTGAAGTAGGCAATATGAGCACATATGCTTCTGCCTAACAATGCCAATGTTTTAGAGGAGTTAAACTGATGATTCTGCAAATCTTATTAGGCTGTCATGTCAAGTGATTATGCAATAGCTCAATTCCGTTTTCTTGAGCGCTTGTTATTGGTCCATGGCCACTGGTGCTACAGGAGAATATCGATGATGGTAAGTATTCAATATCTCTTCTtggtgaaataaaaataaaattggataTGACCAGAAACCACATCAGGCATTTTGTTCATCTTGAATTGTACCCTTTTTTTTAACCTTATTTGTAAGAACTGAATTGATGTAATTAACATTTGCAGGATTgagttgaatatttttatttaaacagGCGTGCAAACATAATTATTATAGCAGGCTTACAGTTTTTTTTAAACCATTAAGAAGTATGACACATTATAAAGTGAATAGCCAGTTTCATGTTTGGTTTTGAATTAGAGACATTTATGATCTTCCTAATATCACCTTGGCATGGTTGCAGCTATGCTACTTCTTTTACAAGAACATCGCCTTCGGGTTGACCCTTTTCTGGTTCGAGGGCTTTGCTTCTTTCTCTGGCCGACCTGCTTATAATGACTGGTATATGTCATTATATAATGTGTTCTTCACATCGCTTCCTGTGATTGCTCTCGGTGTCTTTGATCAGGATGTTTCTGCCCGCCTATATCTCGAGGTGTGTCTCCTATTTTATACTTCCTTTTAAGCACTGCAaacaaatcatatttattttaataaaaactatttcatatttttcaccAACTTACAGCTAGGCAAAAGCATGATAAGGAAGTTAAATAAAGGAGTGGTAACATTTACATGGTTGTGAATGCATAAATCACCTTCATATAAGTATGCACTTAGGATTAGGCAAAAACACGACCACAAACAAGGTTATGAAAAGGCATTACATCGTTTCCAcgttttatgtatttttttgatCTCTTTCTCAAGTGGATACAACTATACAAGTGAGCAAGAGGGCTTAGTATCTATAAAGGCCCGTTCATCTGAATTTTTGCTTGAGTTACTGATACATGCAAGTCGAGAAGGGTTCCTTTATATCTCTCATGGAATCTCTTTTGCAGTTTCCTAAGCTCTATGAAGAGGGAACGAAGAACATTCTTTTCAGTTGGCGTCGCATTTTAGGCTGGATGTTAAACGGTGTTATCTGTTCTATGATCATCTTCTTTGGCATTACCAATTCACTCGTGCATCAAGTATTCCGAAAAGATGGTCAACCAGTTGACTACGGAGTCCTCGGGGTGATGATGTACACGTGTGTCGTGTGGACAGTCAATTGTCAAATGGCAATCTCTATCAACTACTTCACTTGGATTCAGCACTTCTTCATTTGGGGCAGCATTGCCATTTGGTACGTGTTTTTAGTTGTTTATGGCTCTCTTTCGCCTATAATATCTACAACCGCGTACAAGATTCTTGTGGAAGCTTGTGCTCCGAGTCCTTTCTATTGGCTTGTCACACTCCTGGTTGTCGTTGCCACTTTGTTACCATACGTTACGTACAGGGCATTTCAAACACAGTTCCATCCTATGTACCATGATCAGATTCAAAGGAAACAATTCGAAAGTTTAAACAGTGACTTTTCTGAGGAGTCCAGTGACAGAGGCAAACAAAATATAGATCTTTAAAATTTAGTTTGTAGTTTATAATTGACTGTTCAATTTGTAAAGTTAATTAAGTTTGTGTAAAGTAGATATATAACAATACTGAGTGAATAGGGCTAGGAAAGTAGAAACTAACATTTTGAGGTGGAATTTATTATCATTGTAACAGTCTAAATACATCCCTTTTGGTAAAGGATTTGATTTATCTATCATGGTGCAATGGATTTTCTTTCTAAAGAGATTAATCAATATGATCTTCCTAAGTTTGCATTAACGAAAAATggtcaaaattacccttcaacTATTTGAAATCGAGCAGTATACCTTTACTTGGAAGGAGACTATAATAGCTTCTGTTATCCAATTACTGAACATCTAACATCGGGGTGCTTTAAGACATGTTAATACTCtatttgtttcaaaatagtTGTCATGTCTCAGTTTcaaaaagttaatttgactaaaattttgaatattaaattagattactTTGAtagtcaaaattaaatttagatattaaaatattatacaaaataatattataaatatatatcctCCTTTATATCATGGAAGGATATATCTTTGATCAAAATTTCCATTGTATACTTGTATAGTTAGATAATGCTTTATGAATTTGGTGTATTCATTTAATTGATGTTGATATATACTATAGCTATGTTTGTCTTATTTCCTTTTCATGACTTGTCGTTTCattagtttgttattttttctCTGCCCCAAATTAATTGTATCtttatattatactattttcagTACTTGTTTATATGTTTGACACACTGAAAAATGTGTTAAAACTATGTGCATCGTTAATTTGCTTAAATTCAAAGttttccatttattttttctattccaATTTCAATACTGACATATTGCCGACTTGACTCAAGTGCTATGCCGGCCCCCCTTTGAAACAAACTGAAATACAATGATTAGCTTCTCACAAATGTTTAATATGATTAGTCTAAATTTATCTTTGAatatttacttggtcattgaaTATTTACTTGGTCAATATTAAGAATAAGTTCAACCGATTAATAATTGCATTTCAGAAACGTAATTTATAGAATATATTTTGTGATTCAGAAACATTGAGATATAAATTGGGACAAGCGACTATGAcatgtaaattatattttctttttacaaaaaTCAACTTATAAATCACGTTTCTAAAGTTTAGTCGCGATGCAATCGACACACATCAGATGATGCATTATGGTATGTTATCAAATGACAAATTTAGTGCtggaatttttatatttttttgtaacaaAAGGACATTAGTAATACAAATAATGAACAAAACACAAGGGAAATAGGCCAAGGAGATGATGTTTAAGCGGCAAAAAAAGGAGCTAAGCATTAGCTACATTTGGATGtagtaattatttaatatataatatagtaaTCATTTTAGCTTATTAAAAGTGGCTATGCAAATAAAAAAACTGATAAGTTTAACCAACGACTCACAGCACAGtcaaatatttgattattatagGAAGTTTATGCTTTTATTGACTTGAAAAAGAAAAGCTCGCAAGTCGCAactaatattttagaaaaaaagtctgaaaaatattttagttttgatgGAAATTGTTGTTGATCTctatatttataatgatgcaatattttttatgttcacATGGACTGATATATGtctttaaaatatactattaaataatACAAGTTTCGCGTGACATATTTAAGGCCACAAGgtaaattttattcatttgacataactttaatttaggacaataagataaaaaatcttccttattttcttaaactctgtgtAAATCAAAATAGACCGTAAAACTATGaaaatatacttttatatttttattattatcgacttaatataatttcatccagtgaaataaataaaaatatcttgatGTACGCGTGTAAAGTGGATTATCATCAATGGAAAAAGTTGCACCTTCTCAACTAAAAAGTAGATGCGCCTGAAAAGGAACGGACATCGCGTTTTGTTAATTAGTGAAAAATTGACACATTCGAGTTACTTATTTATAGAAGcttccaaaattaaaataaaaatcaaaagttaTGAAAAAGGTTGTTCAAAAGATATATGGTCGTAGATTTATAGgggacaaaaaaaaattattttttcattatgtatTAGAACATTTATTAATTCGACTAGTTAGAACTTATTCTTAATATATTCTCTTGAAAATTTGCTccaactttcttttttttaaaaaaggaaacttGTATGGTTAAGTAGATTTATCCAAAAATACTCCTCTATTTCTTCTTGAGTGAATTTTCTTATcgcgcaaaaaaaaaaaaagtatttttcttactgtttaagttaattaattatatgtaacAGTTTATTTATGAAGAGGAAcctaaaatgagaaaaaagagtaaatatcCTGCTTCAATCAGTAATTACAGAAATTAATTGTTTGACttctttatatcaaattaaattaattttactggtttataaaatcaaaatgcAGGAAAATCTTGAATGACGTGTTATAGTTTTAGAGCATGTTTGATATTGCTAgaagcatttttttaaaaaaaataataatttgtatttgattaatttatttgaaaagtattttttcACTGTGTTTGActaatctttttaaatatttaagagttaaattacaaaaaatgacAACTATTACTGTATTTCtaatattaaaagtattttatagaGAGGaactattttatatttattataattatttttatttttacaaataaaaattacatctttaaattttcaatcaatattataCTTTTTGGGGAGGCTGaaatctttaattattattttttcttcctttttctaatattgaaaaattattgttAATATCCTTTTTCTAATACTACAAAATAATAcgtaaaattatatataatatataagcataaaataatttataatattttttagaaaataaaatttttaaatgaaatttaaccAAACTTATAAAATATGCTATTCaattaataagaaatatattaataaatatgtaattatgcatatatgaaaagaatattttagtcttgaaaaaaatattttttttgtttttgccttttattttcttcgtaacaatagaaaaattaaaattatttttatttccatttaaaaataaatatttttagccTTTTAACAATAATGTTAAATAGATTCTTACTCGAAAAGATcgtataaaaaattatattttatttataaaacttatagtATTCCATAATTTATTGCTAATTATCATAtatgtttttgaagaaaaaatattttagtaaacGCAACACATGTTTTACATTTatgtcaaatttttaaaaaataaaaattagatatttgaatatttctagaagagaaaaagaaaacccTCTCGTTACAACTTGCACAAATACTATATAAGCGCAGCTGGAAACTGAAACAGTCCGTCTTCCCCTGTCATAAATAATTCTCTCTCCATTAATAGGATCATAACCTACAGAGACAGTAAACGTGCACCAGAGCGTTTATGAAATTACAACTACTCACATGCAGGAAGACGAATATTTTTCTCCGAGCTTTAGTAGCTACTCTTCAAATAGAGTGGCCGAGATTGCCGGAAAAATCTCCGATGAAATTAAACGTGATTCTCAGGTGGTAGAAGAGAACGTTGACGGTGCCGATGATTTTGAATTCTCTTTGGTATGTGAAAATCCAGAGGATTCGGTCGGCGTATTCCCCTTCGACCGTCCTATTTACCCCGTTTTCAACCGCGATCTGATACCAAACGACGTTTCTTATGGCGTAGATCGCGAAGGTGTTAACGGTGAATCGTCGGAAAACGTCAATAGTTCAGTTCAAGTTTCGTTAAAGGATTTATTCTTAGAAGAAAGGGAACCGCTGTCGTCGTCATCTTCCGAGGTCGATGAGTTGGAGAGTGTACCTCCGGGAACGTATTGTGTATGGAAGCCGAATATAACCGAGCCTTCACCAAGCAGATGTAAGAAGAGTAATTCAACGGGATCGGCGTTTAAGCGGTGGAATATTCGAGATTTGATGCGCCGGAG
This window of the Solanum pennellii chromosome 2, SPENNV200 genome carries:
- the LOC107009392 gene encoding uncharacterized protein LOC107009392, whose protein sequence is MQEDEYFSPSFSSYSSNRVAEIAGKISDEIKRDSQVVEENVDGADDFEFSLVCENPEDSVGVFPFDRPIYPVFNRDLIPNDVSYGVDREGVNGESSENVNSSVQVSLKDLFLEEREPLSSSSSEVDELESVPPGTYCVWKPNITEPSPSRCKKSNSTGSAFKRWNIRDLMRRSNSDGKDSFLFLTPEKGLKNETSKAKDSAEASKIAGKLKAKGNSSSGNKASSMTDVYLRNQAAKEMDKNRRKSYLPYRRDLVGFFASASNIGRTFPPF